The following are encoded in a window of Cryptococcus gattii WM276 chromosome M, complete sequence genomic DNA:
- a CDS encoding ER to Golgi transport-related protein, putative (Similar to TIGR gene model, INSD accession AAW46895.1) has product MAPRTRYAVDPSLTGHPAAPPPQQQQWQQPEYIQAAQPGYQPETYRQQAHSDPNSMPQLHNVPERELQPSGAYAPAKSSHRATHPSQELQQKQQQHEMQSPRATPPPNHIPQPPHSSGPTMSGMRVRIDPSQVPNPIEAQELDQNLYEDEDFLSCQTRGLIPLVGTDYRGVDQGNSLPRYLRATLPCVPSNGQLLDTTALPFGVLVQPFAPLRYDEAPIPCISSWVSGQSAFDPPAFKGETWGAEGEGDEQGPPRCEKCRGYINPWIRFVDGGRRWTCNLCGSLNEVSSQYFCHLAPNGQRLDHAERPELQFGTVDFPVPPSYWALQPPSGSLLDSIDSDALASTAHDLLGGLQASLGQNQPHIPTGKEQREKEKEKEKERKKFRKPVALTRVFILDVSAHAGESGVARQVCEGIREAIYGSKGSGDEEEELLGEGQRIGFVSVGETVSFWNLSSHLQAPSQAVVSDLDDMFIPFTAGFLVDPQESRAQIEHLLELLPNLAEQGREGGRVAAGSAVVGALAGLNRIGGQINLFLTSLTTHGLGTLKTRENPDYYNTDKERTLFTPSEWYLTTADQLAEAGVGVNLFLFPNAYTDIASLGALAAGTGGETFFHPRFDVVRDREKVHSELRQVLTRETAYNATVRVRCSNGLRVSDHLGNFYQRSLTDLEYATIDSAKSFTAVLKHEHRLDDRQPASIQVAVLYTSKEGERRVRCLNMSFVVTSMIGNVFKFADQEACVSVLFKAGLSQVTQRSLRDIRKSLTDRANRVLLMYRKHCAPAVQHGQLILPEGFKLLPLYTLCMTKSKPIKGGSVSSDVRMHYTRHIKALSPTRVLILLYPRLLAIHDLAPTAGFADSNTGRLILPRFMRNSHSWMVAEGAYLMINGEIAMLWLGQAVSPQIINDLYGVDNLGDLDIRITRLPNLPTLLSTQIRNILTHLSSPHLIDQELPVVIVRQNMDGAEVEFANQLVEDSNNDALSYTDFLMTAHREITNDLSGGKGDSWRPW; this is encoded by the exons ATGGCACCTCGCACAAGATACGCCGTAGATCCCTCATTGACCGGTCATCCAGCGGCTCCACCACCTCAGCAGCAACAATGGCAGCAACCAGAGTACATTCAAGCAGCTCAGCCGGGCTATCAACCTGAAACGTATCGGCAGCAGGCGCACTCGGATCCAAACTCAATGCCTCAGTTGCATAATGTCCCCGAAAGAGAACTTCAACCAAGCGGAGCATATGCTCCTGCGAAATCCAGTCATCGTGCGACTCATCCTTCACAAGAATTGCAGCAGAAACAACAGCAACACGAAATGCAATCGCCGAGGGCTACTCCTCCTCCAAATCATATTCCACAACCACCTCATTCTTCTGGACCTACAATGAGCGGGATGAGGGTTAGGATCGATCCGAGTCAAGTCCCAAACCCTATTGAAGCTCAAGAGCTGGACCAAAACTTGTACGAGGATGAAGACTTTTTAAGTTGTCAAACTCGTGGTCTGATCCCTCTGGTTGGGACTGACTACAGGGGCGTAGACCAAG GCAATTCGCTGCCTCGTTATCTTCGAGCTACGCTTCCATGCGTTCCGTCAAATGGTCAGCTTCTCGACACCACTGCTCTTCCTTTCGGTGTTCTGGTTCAGCCTTTTGCGCCGTTGCGATACGATGAAGCACCTATTCCGTGCATTTCCAGCTGGGTCTCAGGACAAAGCGCTTTCGATCCTCCAGCATTTAAGGGTGAAACATGGGGAGCGGAGGGTGAAGGGGATGAACAAGGCCCACCGAGGTGTGAGAAGTGCAGAGGGTATATCAATCCATGGATTAGGTTTGTTGATGGCGGAAGAAGGTGGACGTGTAACTTGTGTGGGAGTCTCAATGAGG TGTCTTCGCAGTACTTCTGCCACCTCGCTCCCAATGGCCAACGTCTTGATCATGCTGAAAGGCCGGAACTTCAATTTGGCACTGTCGATTTTCCTGTACCACCTTCGTACTGGGCTTTGCAGCCTCCTTCCGGGTCTTTACTCGACTCTATTGACTCGGACGCGCTTGCCTCAACAGCACATGATCTTTTGGGTGGCCTGCAAGCGTCTCTTGGACAAAACCAACCTCATATCCCCACTGGTAAAGAACAGcgagagaaggaaaaagaaaaggagaaggagagaaagaagtTCAGAAAGCCTGTCGCATTGACTCGTGTTTTTATCCTCGATGTCAGCGCACATGCGGGAGAAAGTGGAGTTGCCAGACAAGTCTGTGAAGGGATTAGGGAGGCTATCTACGGAAGCAAGGGAAGTggggatgaggaagaggagctGCTGGGAGAAGGGCAAAGAATTGGATTTGTATCTGTGGGAGAGACTGTATCGTTCTGGAATCTTTCC TCCCATCTGCAAGCGCCTTCGCAGGCGGTTGTTTCAGATCTTGATGACATGTTCATACCTTTTACCGCCGGCTTCCTTGTTGACCCCCAAGAATCCCGTGCTCAAATTGAGCATCTATTGGAACTTCTGCCGAACTTAGCCGAgcaaggaagagaaggtgGGAGGGTCGCTGCTGGCTCTGCTGTTGTCGGAGCTTTGGCCGGTCTC AACCGTATCGGTGGCCAGAtcaatctcttcctcaCTTCTTTGACTACACATGGTCTTGGCACTCTTAAGACGCGAGAGAATCCCGACTATTACAACACCGACAAAGAACGGACACTCTTTACCCCTTCCGAATGGTATCTCACCACGGCCGACCAACTTGCCGAAGCGGGTGTCGGTGTTAATCTCTTCTTGTTTCCCAACGCTTATACTGATATTGCCAGTCTCGGTGCCCTCGCTGCCGGAACAGGAGGTGAGACGTTTTTCCACCCGAGGTTTGATGTGGTCCGAGACAGGGAAAAAGTTCATAGCGAACTTCGTCAGGTGCTTACTCGGGAGACGGCTTACAATGCTACTGTACGAGTGAGGTGTTCCAACGGTCTCCGCGTCTCTGACCATCTGGGTAATTTCTATCAACGTTCGCTCACCGACTTGGAATATGCTACGATTGACTCTGCCAAATCATTCACCGCTGTGCTCAAACACGAACATCGGTTAGACGACCGACAACCTGCGTCCATTCAAGTTGCTGTCCTTTACACTAGTAAGGAAGGAGAACGAAGGGTTCGATGTTTGAATATGAGTTTCGTGGTTACAAGTATGATTGGCAATGTGTTTAAATTTGCCGACCAGGAAGCGTGTGTATCTGTCCTTTTCAAGGCTGGGTTATCACAGGTTACACAGAGAAGTCTGAGAGACATCCGGAAATCTTTGACGGATAGGGCGAACAGAGTGTTGTTAATGTACAGGAAACACTGCGCACCCGCTGTCCAGCACGGCCAG CTTATATTACCGGAAGGTTTCAAGCTCCTGCCCCTATATACGCTTTGTATGACCAAGTCGAAACCCATCAAAG GTGGAAGCGTCTCCTCTGATGTTCGTATGCACTACACCCGCCACATCAAAGCTCTCTCACCGACACGTGTCCTCATTCTCCTCTATCCCCGACTGTTGGCTATCCACGACCTTGCACCCACCGCCGGCTTTGCAGACTCTAACACTGGCCGTCTAATATTACCTCGCTTTATGCGTAACAGTCACAGTTGGATGGTAGCAGAAGGCGCTTATTTAATGATCAACGGAGAGATTGCTATGCTGTGGCTCGGCCAAGCTGTCAGCCCCCAGATAATCAATGACCTTTACGGTGTAGACAATCTTGGAGACCTAGACATTCGCATAACCCGATTACCTAACCTACCGACCCTTCTTTCTACTCAAATCCGGAACATCCTCACTCATCTTTCATCCCCCCATCTTATCGATCAGGAGTTGCCGGTCGTAATCGTTAGGCAAAATATGGATGGCGCCGAAGTGGAGTTTGCCAACCAGCTAGTTGAGGATAGTAACAATGATGCTCTGAGTTATACAGACT TCTTAATGACTGCGCACAGGGAGATCACAAATGATCTCAGCGGCGGAAAAGGCGACAGCTGGAGGCCCTGGTAG
- a CDS encoding Ribosomal protein L13, putative (Similar to TIGR gene model, INSD accession AAW46792.1), which translates to MVKHNNQLQKNHFHKDWQRRVKTWFDQPGKKKSRRVARSKKALASGAAPLQRLRPAVRCPTQRYNIRIREGRGFTTSELKLAGIRRKEALSLGISVDPRRRSKSEEGQKLNVERLQEYKSRLVVFPRKAGKPKAGDATGDDLTAHITRDSIPLPASYTAEAPRAITDEEKGANAFTTLRLARAAQRNEGQRKKRLAEKEAAEKAK; encoded by the exons ATGGTCAAGCACAACAACCAGCTTCAAAAGAACCACTTCCACAAGGACTGGCAGAGGCGTGTCAAGACCTGG TTCGACCAGCCCGGTAAGAAGAAGTCTCGACGAGTTGCTAGGAGCAAGAAGGCCCTTGCCTCTGGCGCCGCCCCCCTCCAGCGACTCCGACCCGCTGTCCGATGCCCCACCCAGAGGTACAACATCCGTATCAGGG AGGGCCGTGGTTTCACCACCTCTGAGCTCAAGCTCGCCGGTATCAGGAGGAAGGAGGCTTTGTCCCTCGGTATCTCCGTCGACCCCCGACGAAGGTCCAAGTCCGAGGAGGGCCAGAAGCTCAACGTCGAGAGGCTCCAGGAGTACAAGTCTAGGTTGGTCGTCTTCCCCAGGAAGGCTGGCAAGCCCAAGGCTGGTGACGCGACC GGTGACGACCTCACTGCCCACATCACCCGTGACTCTATCCCTCTTCCCGCCTCTTACACCGCCGAGGCTCCTCGTGCCATTACCGACGAGGAGAAGGGGGCCAACGCTTTCACCACCCTCCGACTTGCTCGTGCTGCTCAGAGGAACGAAGGtcagaggaagaagaggctCGCTGAGAAGGAGGCTGCCGAGAAGGCCAAGTAA
- a CDS encoding Tricarboxylate carrier, putative (Similar to TIGR gene model, INSD accession AAW46790.1), translating to MAPMEKGFSWSNIAVGATMNMFEVTTLGQPLEVLKTQMAANRSQTMGQAFNSVWSRGGFKGFYQGLIPWAWIEASTKGGVLIFTSAEIEKAAVKGFNLSPAAAGMLGGIGGGIAQAYATMGFCTCMKTVEITRHKQMSAGAPVESTFKVFHDIYKREGIAGINKGVNAVALRQATNWGSRFGFARLAEAGLRNVKGIKEGEKLGAMDKILASTLGGALATWNQPIEVVRVEMQSAIKSQDPSRPAKKTVLNTFSYIYKTNGIKGLYRGVAPRIGLGAWQTICMVSFADYVKAL from the exons ATGGCTCCCATGGAAAAAGGTTTCAGCTGGTCCAACATCGCTGTTG GTGCCACTATGAACATGTTTGAAGTGACCACACTCGGTCAGCCTCTTGAGGTGCTCAAAACCCAAATGGCCGCCAACCGAAGTCAAACTATGGGCCAGGCTTTCAACTCTGTCTGGAGTCGAGGAGGTTTCAAAGGGTTCTACCAGGGTTTGATACCTTGG GCCTGGATTGAAGCTTCCACTAAGGGTGGCGTGCTTATCTTTACTTCTGCCGAGATTGAGAAGGCTGCTGTTAAGGGCTTCAACCTGTCACCTGCTGCGGCTGGTATGCTTGGTGGTATCGGTGGTGGTATCGCCCAGGCGTACGCTACCATGG GTTTCTGTACTTGTATGAAGACAGTTGAGATCACCCGACACAAGCAAATGTCCGCTGGCGCCCCTGTTGAATCCACATTCAAAGTCTTCCATGATATTTACAAGCGTGAAGGTATCGCCGGTATCAACAAGGGTGTCAACGCTGTCGCACTTCGACAAGCTACCAACTGGGGTTCCCGTTTCGGTTTCGCCCGACTTGCTGAGGCAGGGTTGAGAAATGTCAAGGGGATtaaggaaggagagaagcTTGGGGCGATGGATAAGATTCTGGCGAGTACGCTGGGTGGTGCTTTGGCTACTTGGAACCAGCCTATTGAGGTTGTCCGTGTAGAA ATGCAATCCGCCATTAAATCCCAAGACCCCTCTCGACCGGCCAAGAAGACTGTTCTCAACACCTTCTCTTACATTTACAAGACCAACGGTATCAAGGGTCTTTACAGGGGTGTCGCGCCCCGTATCGGTTTGGGAGCTTGGCAAACTATCTGCATGGTCAGCTTTGCTGATTACGTCAAGGCTTTGTAA
- a CDS encoding Hypothetical protein (Similar to TIGR gene model, INSD accession AAW46788.1; CNM01040) encodes MNTPTAHDEILADQSLAPLKRNHACRQCKKRKTKCDGAHPVCSPCLRSHAHAARSANRNGTSVPVLVCTWADSEGVESGSPPIQEPIQRLSRPGSASGLKRPAVSQGSRPTRDEENDILRQRIADLEAKLASLSSATRQSEPEPIAPELSMPENRPQTSRSDNIVDNWITEVGHIIRYDLNRFGTFGNKERPSSKSPQPSGPSPNFQPWSNGGGIGTTQPWEKSGSGTRIGIDTIPKDGFSSSFGLDDLFVIPADWPRGLPSPFLLEHLIETFFNHVPQTPRMLHRPTLLTRIKLPPTSDNFPFPGLLHAICAAASSHTAWVNNLSPHQIDAAVQRHIIAGMDLTGIEDFGLAQAEMANRSVDLVASACVMGGGDLIFQVTQTCILLNEVYICKGFPLKGWLLGGHAARLTNTLQLSDRNLRKSYKEPLLPRPQNAREREERLATLWMAFINDAGFTSNSTWVPSMSLADIKCNLPTTAQEWSKLDDMLGNPQNPESGDLYTSHPTADAFVLVVKSAILLSEVAQWLRNWFQRSAAAEDGLAGPETESFKTVVRHIEDFISTIPNALKNVFKLLDSAYSDGFDVNILALHIFPNVALALLYEPFIEWKPSNQCLKVTQQAYEAILGVLHLIPSNLDVTMIFTPLIALSLYTVGRIIADYVKYATRSEQYSLAVRYRADLTTIQNLLERYGQRYSLGSAMSHFLENYVCYLGNEFMDPSATCIRLERQLVYRANRGTYVMGEANDPYAHLNDPGSSCLGPNDHLSIKSFSDSWSASGPSPCVSTPAKSKTNEPSPAPVCPTVEEEGQDPRSNWDWGREAIKAMGVDASRSAPGLATLDGMPMYMGERSSLNMDGRLPIGSFPDVPEIGGFEGLHWKLGQK; translated from the exons ATGAACACGCCAACTGCACACGACGAAATACTAGCGGATCAGAGTCTTGCGCCTCTGAAACGAAACCACGCATGTCGACAATGTAAAAAACGCAAAACAAAGTGTGATGGCGCCCATCCAGTGTGTTCACCATGTCTTCGATCGCATGCCCATGCAGCTCGTTCTGCTAATCGGAATGGAACAAGTGTGCCAGTGCTTGTTTGTACTTGGGCCGATAGCGAAGGTGTGGAAAGTGGTAGTCCTCCCATTCAGGAACCCATACAACGCCTCTCCAGGCCTGGGTCTGCGTCTGGACTGAAAAGACCCGCTGTCTCTCAAGGTTCAAGACCAACTCGAGATGAAGAAAATGACATTCTCAGGCAGAGGATCG CTGATCTGGAAGCCAAACTCGCCAGTCTGTCATCCGCCACCAGACAATCTGAACCTGAACCCATTGCACCGGAGCTCTCGATGCCAGAAAACCGCCCTCAAACATCACGCTCTGACAATATCGTTGATAATTGGATTACAGAAGTTGGGCATATCATCAGATATGATCTCAACCGTTTCGGTACCTTTGGGAACAAGGAGAGGCCTTCAAGCAAATCTCCTCAACCTTCCGGTCCTTCTCCCAACTTCCAGCCTTGGAGTAATGGCGGTGGTATCGGAACTACCCAACCATGGGAGAAAAGTGGTTCCGGCACTCGCATTGGTATCGACACTATCCCCAAGGATGGGTTCTCCAGCAGCTTTGGATTAGACGATCTTTTTGTCATCCCTGCTGATTGGCCGCGAGGCTTGCCATCACCTT TCCTCTTAGAACACCTCATCGAGACATTCTTCAACCACGTCCCTCAAACCCCCCGGATGCTCCATCGCCCAACTCTTCTCACTCGTATCAAATTGCCCCCCACCTCCGACAACTTCCCTTTCCCCGGTCTGCTCCATGCCATCTGTGCAGCTGCCTCCAGTCATACAGCATGGGTGAATAATCTATCTCCTCATCAGATCGACGCTGCTGTGCAAAGGCACATTATCGCCGGTATGGATTTGACTGGTATCGAAGATTTCGGACTGGCTCAAGCTGAAATGGCAAATAGGTCAGTTGACCTTGTTGCTTCCGCTTGTGTGATGGGTGGAGGGGACTTGATCTTCCAAGTCACTCAAACATGC ATTCTCCTTAATGAAGTTTACATTTGCAAAGGCTTCCCTCTCAAAGGATGGTTGCTTGGTGGCCACGCAGCACGACTTACCAACACCCTTCAGCTCAGTGACCGTAACCTGCGGAAGTCTTATAAGGAGCCTCTCTTGCCACGTCCTCAAAATGCCAGGGAGCGCGAAGAGCGATTGGCTACTCTATGGATGGCGTTCATCAATGATGCTGGCTTCACTAGCAACAGCACTTGGGTACCTAGTATGTCTCTTGCAGACATTAAGTGCAATTTACCTACTACTGCTCAGGAATGGTCAAAG CTGGATGATATGCTAGGTAACCCTCAGAATCCAGAATCAGGAGACCTCTACACATC TCATCCTACGGCGGACGCGTTCGTGTTGGTTGTCAAGTCTGCCATTCTGTTGAGTGAAGTCGCACA ATGGCTTCGCAACTGGTTTCAGCGCTCAGCTGCTGCAGAGGACGGACTGGCAGGACCTGAAACAGAATCATTCAAAACTGTTGTTCGACATATTGAGGACTTCAT CTCAACCATCCCTAATGCACTGAAGAACGTCTTTAAGCTCTTGGACTCTGCTTATTCTGACGGCTTCGACGTGAACATTCTCGCACTGCACATTTTCCCCAATGTCGCACTCGCTCTCCTGTACGAGCCTTTTATCGAATGGAAGCCGTCGAATCAATGTTTGAAAGTTACGCAACAAGCGTACGAAGCCATTCTGGGCGTCCTGCATCTTATCCCCAGTAATTTGGATGTGACCATGATATTTACTCCTCTGATCGCTTT ATCTTTGTATACTGTTGGACGAATCATAGCGGATTATGTCAAGTATGCCACGAGGTCCGAACAGTACAGTCTGGCCGTCCGCTACCGTGCCGATCTCACCACCATCCAGAACC TTCTCGAGCGATATGGCCAACGCTACTCACTCGGTAGCGCCATGTCCCACTTCCTTGAGAACTATGTTTGTTACCTCGGGAACGAGTTCATGGACCCTTCAGCGACGTGCATCAGACTCGAGCGTCAATTGGTTTACCGTGCTAATCGTGGTACTTATGTCATGGGCGAAGCCAACGATCCTTATGCTCACTTGAACGACCCGGGAAGCTCTTGTTTGGGACCCAACGACCATCTTTCAATTAAATCATTCTCTGATTCATGGTCAGCCAGCGGTCCTAGCCCATGCGTCTCCACACCTGCCAAATCAAAGACGAACGAACCCTCTCCAGCACCAGTATGTCCCACCgttgaggaggaaggtCAGGATCCAAGATCGAATTGGGACTGGGGAAGAGAAGCCATCAAGGCGATGGGCGTGGATGCGAGTAGATCTGCCCCGGGGCTAGCGACATTGGATGGTATGCCAATGTATATGGGCGAGAGGTCGAGCTTGAATATGGATGGTCGATTACCGATTGGATCATTTCCGGATGTACCGGAGATTGGGGGGTTTGAGGGCTTACATTGGAAGTTGGGTCAAAAATGA
- a CDS encoding Glucosamine-6-phosphate isomerase, putative (Similar to TIGR gene model, INSD accession AAW46893.1) produces the protein MRLTVRDTKEQVGNYIGDYIANRINSFVPTSEHKNFVLGLPTGSSPLPVYKRLVELYNEKKVSFKDVVTFNMDEYVGIPRDHPESYHTFMFKNFFSLIDISPNNTHILNGEAEDLYQECEEYEASIKAVGGIDLFLGGIGADGHIAFNEPGSSLTSRTRIKTLAYETILDNCRFFNNDLSLVPRMALTVGVQTVMDAKEVVLVVTGQNKSFALSQMIEGGVNHMVTASALQTHPWALVVCDEDATLELRVKTVKYFKSIEKVQDEVEAKYGPVASVRLGLRAMEPVVVITYIINSDRKTRLHEPQNEKGTLNPCDITLLYTPQPKH, from the exons ATGAGATTGACTGTTCGAGACACCAAAGAACAAGTTGGCAACTAC ATTGGGGACTACATTGCCAACCGTATAAACTCTTTTGTACCCACTTCGGAGCACAAGAACTTCGTTCTTGGGCTTCCTACAGGCTCATCTCCTTTACCTGTGTATAAACGATTGGTAGAGCTTTACAATGAGAAGAAAGTGAGCTTTAAGGATGTTGTCACCT TCAACATGGACGAATACGTTGGGATTCCCCGTGACCACCCCGAGTCATACCACACGTTCATGTTTAAAAATTTCTTCTCCCTTATCGATATCAG TCCTAATAACACACATATTTTGAACGGTGAAGCTGAAGATCTCTACCAAGAATGTGAAGAATACGAAGCTTCCATCAAGGCTGTTGGCGGTATCGATCTCTTTTTGGGAGGCATCGGTGCTGATGGGCATATCGCTTTCAACGAG CCTGGATCATCTCTTACTTCCAGAACACGAATCAAGACTCTTGCCTACGAGACCATCCTTGACAACTGCCGTTTTTTCAACAATGACCTCTCCCTGGTACCCCGTATGGCTCTGACTGTCGGCGTTCAGACAGTCATGGATGCTAAAGAGGTTGTACTTGTGGTTACTGGTCAGAACAAGAGCTTTGCATTGAGTCAAATGATCGAAGGTGGGGTGAACCACATGGTCACTGCTAGTGCTTTGCAGACACACCCCTGGGCTTTGGTCGTTTGCGA CGAGGATGCCACGCTTGAGCTTCGAGTCAAGACTGTCAAGTACTTCAAGTCTATCGAAAAGGTGCAAGATGAAGTTGAGGCCAAATACGGTCCAGTTGCTTCCGTTCGACTGGGCTTGAGAG CGATGGAACCAGTCGTGGTAATCACATACATCATCAATTCAGACAGGAAGACGAGGCTACATGAGCCCCAAAAT gagaaaggaaCACTAAACCCTTGTGATATTACATTACTCTATACTCCACAACCAAAACACTGA